The following coding sequences lie in one Stenotrophomonas rhizophila genomic window:
- the rsmA gene encoding 16S rRNA (adenine(1518)-N(6)/adenine(1519)-N(6))-dimethyltransferase RsmA, whose product MTSSYSSSAGGFTAPPKKQLGQHFLADRSYIDKIVLAVNPKDDDRLVEIGPGQGAITLPLLRRHPRLTVIEFDRDLIAPLTAAAEPLGELTIVHRDVLQVNFTELAGDGQIRLVGNLPYNISSPILFHAMEHAAVIRDMHFMLQKEVVDRMAAGPGSKVYGRLSVMLQAWCKVTALFVVPPGAFRPPPKVDSAVVRLVPRDPDTVGIIDRKRFADVVRAAFGQRRKTLRNALNGVVTPEQFEAAGVRSDARAEQLEVAQFIALANVPQVAADDAPQG is encoded by the coding sequence ATGACTTCCTCGTATTCCTCCTCGGCCGGCGGGTTCACCGCGCCGCCCAAAAAGCAGCTTGGCCAGCACTTCCTGGCCGATCGCAGCTACATCGACAAGATCGTGCTGGCGGTCAACCCGAAGGACGACGACCGCCTGGTCGAGATCGGCCCGGGCCAGGGTGCCATCACCCTGCCGCTGCTGCGCCGCCATCCGCGCCTGACCGTGATCGAGTTCGATCGCGACCTGATCGCGCCGCTGACCGCCGCCGCTGAACCGCTGGGCGAGCTGACCATCGTGCACCGCGACGTGCTGCAGGTGAATTTCACCGAGCTCGCCGGCGACGGCCAGATCCGGCTGGTGGGCAACCTGCCCTACAACATCTCCTCGCCGATCCTGTTCCACGCCATGGAGCATGCGGCGGTGATCCGCGACATGCACTTCATGCTGCAGAAGGAAGTGGTGGACCGCATGGCTGCCGGCCCCGGCAGCAAGGTCTACGGCCGCCTGAGCGTGATGCTGCAGGCGTGGTGCAAGGTGACGGCGCTGTTCGTGGTGCCGCCCGGTGCCTTCCGGCCGCCGCCGAAGGTGGACTCGGCCGTGGTGCGGCTGGTGCCGCGTGATCCGGACACCGTCGGCATCATTGACCGCAAGCGCTTCGCCGATGTGGTCCGGGCCGCCTTCGGGCAGCGCCGCAAGACCCTGCGCAACGCCCTGAACGGGGTGGTCACGCCCGAGCAGTTCGAGGCCGCGGGCGTACGCAGCGATGCCCGTGCCGAGCAGCTGGAAGTGGCGCAGTTCATCGCCTTGGCCAACGTTCCGCAGGTGGCGGCCGACGACGCGCCGCAGGGATGA
- the apaG gene encoding Co2+/Mg2+ efflux protein ApaG yields MNDAAHYAISVEVAPRFLDDQSTPEDGRYAFAYTIRIHNHGRVAARLVARHWRITDANGRIEHVDGDGVIGEQPRLRPGEDFRYTSGVMLETEHGTMQGHYDMVADDGTEFAAAIAPFVLTVPRTLH; encoded by the coding sequence ATGAACGACGCTGCACACTATGCGATCTCGGTCGAGGTCGCTCCGCGCTTCCTCGACGACCAGTCCACGCCGGAGGACGGGCGCTACGCGTTCGCCTATACGATCCGCATCCACAACCACGGCCGTGTGGCCGCCCGTCTGGTGGCGCGCCACTGGCGCATCACCGATGCCAACGGCCGCATCGAGCACGTGGATGGCGACGGGGTGATCGGCGAGCAGCCGCGGCTGCGCCCGGGTGAAGACTTCCGTTACACCTCCGGTGTCATGCTGGAAACGGAACACGGCACGATGCAGGGGCATTACGACATGGTGGCCGACGATGGCACCGAGTTCGCCGCCGCCATCGCGCCGTTCGTGTTGACCGTTCCGCGCACACTGCACTGA